Part of the Nitrospirota bacterium genome is shown below.
TTTCTGCTGAACTGGCCCAGTACCCACTCTACCGTCAAACAGGGATGGGCCTCTCCCTGTCCGGCTGTCGCTCGGTAACTGGACCACTTCCACGCTCCCGGCCCTTTCTTCATGTGCGCCCGGACGGGATTTAAGACCACATACCGGCAGGCTTCCAGCAAATGGGTATCCTTCTCGATTAAGATCGCCTTGTACCTTCCTTGAAATAAATGACCTGTCCGGCGGCGTCGCTGATTAAATAGCTGAGTGTATACGCCATTGAGTTGCCTCATCCCTATAGAGAGATTGCCATCCGGAGTTTCTATGAGGAGATGGTAATGGTTGCTCATGAGACAGTAGGCATGGCAGATCCAGTGATATCGCTGGTTGACGTGTTGAAGTATCGTTAGAAAGCGCTCGCGGTCCTGATTATCTTTGTACGCGGGCTTCTTTTCATTGCCACGTGAGGTAATGTGATAAACAGCTCCGGGATATTGGATGCGAAGGGGTCGTGCCATGAAGACACCCTACCCCAATCAGAAAACTATGTCAAGTAAATAGACCTGACCCTATATTTTATAATTTGCCTGAGGCCTCTGTTCAAATAGAGGCCTCAGCTGGATTAAAAACTGTACCGGATTTCCGTAAACACGCTTTCGTTTTTCTTTAATCTCCCGAAAAACGAATCAT
Proteins encoded:
- a CDS encoding transposase: MARPLRIQYPGAVYHITSRGNEKKPAYKDNQDRERFLTILQHVNQRYHWICHAYCLMSNHYHLLIETPDGNLSIGMRQLNGVYTQLFNQRRRRTGHLFQGRYKAILIEKDTHLLEACRYVVLNPVRAHMKKGPGAWKWSSYRATAGQGEAHPCLTVEWVLGQFSR